A window of Mucilaginibacter sp. PAMC 26640 contains these coding sequences:
- a CDS encoding phosphoglucosamine mutase, with protein sequence MTLIKSISGIRGTIGGAVGEGLTPLDIVKFTSAYGSWAVKQSGLKKIVIGRDARLSGDMVNNLVIGTLQGLGIDVIDLGLSTTPTVEIAVTGEKAAGGIILTASHNPKQWNALKLLNANGEFINDADGKQVLEIAESSDFAYAGVDALGKLTRDDSYLQKHIDQVLALPLVDVAAIKAANFNVVIDCVNSTGGIFVPALLKALGVSAVHELYCEPDGNFPHNPEPLPENLSELSKEVLKKKADLGIAVDPDVDRLCFVCEDGNMFGEEYTLVAVADYVLKNNKGNTVSNLSSTRALRDVTEQAGGEYHAAAVGEVNVVNKMKEVNAIIGGEGNGGVIYPELHYGRDALVGIALFLTHLAKYGRPVSVLRASYPGYFISKNKITLTPEMDIDALLLKVEEKYQRQPHSTIDGLKIEFDKEWVHLRKSNTEPIIRIYSEANSETVANNLAEKIIRDIKDILNLND encoded by the coding sequence TTGACACTTATAAAATCAATTTCGGGTATAAGGGGCACCATTGGTGGCGCTGTTGGCGAAGGGCTTACGCCATTGGATATTGTTAAATTTACATCTGCCTACGGTAGTTGGGCGGTTAAGCAATCGGGCTTAAAAAAGATTGTTATCGGCCGCGATGCGCGTCTTTCAGGCGATATGGTGAACAACCTGGTCATCGGTACCCTGCAGGGTTTAGGAATTGATGTGATCGATTTGGGCTTATCAACTACCCCCACGGTTGAAATTGCCGTAACGGGCGAAAAAGCTGCCGGCGGTATCATACTCACGGCAAGCCATAATCCAAAACAATGGAACGCGCTTAAATTACTTAACGCCAATGGAGAATTTATAAACGATGCCGATGGTAAACAGGTTTTAGAAATTGCAGAAAGCAGCGATTTTGCCTATGCCGGTGTTGACGCTCTTGGTAAACTTACCAGAGACGATAGCTATCTTCAAAAACACATCGACCAGGTATTGGCCTTGCCGCTGGTAGATGTAGCCGCTATTAAAGCCGCTAATTTTAATGTGGTGATAGATTGTGTCAATTCGACCGGAGGTATTTTTGTACCGGCGTTATTGAAAGCTCTGGGTGTTAGTGCGGTACATGAATTATACTGCGAGCCGGACGGCAATTTTCCGCACAATCCTGAACCGCTGCCCGAAAACCTTTCGGAACTTTCAAAAGAGGTGCTTAAGAAAAAGGCCGATCTGGGCATAGCTGTAGACCCGGACGTGGACCGCCTTTGCTTTGTTTGCGAAGACGGTAACATGTTTGGCGAAGAGTATACGCTGGTTGCGGTAGCTGATTATGTTTTAAAAAATAACAAAGGGAATACGGTATCCAATCTCTCATCCACCCGTGCCCTGCGCGACGTTACCGAACAGGCAGGAGGGGAATACCATGCCGCTGCTGTAGGGGAGGTAAATGTTGTCAACAAAATGAAAGAGGTTAATGCCATAATAGGCGGCGAGGGTAACGGAGGGGTAATTTACCCCGAATTACACTACGGCCGTGATGCTTTAGTGGGTATTGCTTTGTTTTTAACCCACCTTGCCAAATATGGCAGGCCGGTTTCTGTTTTAAGAGCATCTTATCCCGGCTACTTTATCTCTAAAAATAAGATCACGCTTACTCCCGAAATGGATATCGATGCGCTGCTTTTAAAGGTTGAAGAAAAATACCAAAGGCAACCCCATTCCACTATCGACGGGTTGAAAATAGAATTTGACAAAGAATGGGTACATTTGCGCAAATCGAACACCGAGCCAATTATCCGCATCTATTCTGAAGCAAATTCAGAAACGGTGGCAAATAACCTGGCCGAAAAGATTATCAGGGATATAAAAGATATTTTAAATTTAAATGATTAG